In Dehalobacter sp., the following proteins share a genomic window:
- the ffh gene encoding signal recognition particle protein codes for MFEGLSEKLQATFKRLRGKGKLTEADVTEALREVRIALLEADVNFKVVKELIARIKERSVGQEVLESLTPGQHVIKIVHEEIIRLMGGSESKISISSKPPTIIMLVGLQGAGKTTHGAKLANMLKKQGKHPLLVACDIYRPAAIKQLEVLGEQIKVPVFSLGQENPVKIASESLVFSRKNGNDVVIIDTAGRLHINEELMDELSRIKGNVKPHEILLVVDAMTGQDAVNAADAFHQQLGLDGVILSKLDGDTRGGAALSVKAVTGCPIKFAGTGEKIDALEVFHPDRIASRILGMGDVLTLIERAQQNVDEKKARELEEKIRKQELTLDDYLDQIKQLRSMGPLSSVLEMLPGIGKQMKGVQIDEKEFYKAEAIICSMTADERRKPILIKDSRKKRIAKGSGTTVVDVGRLLKQYEQTKKMMKQLSGLPGMGGAAKGGAKKGKKGKKQGKKSFPKFPFQI; via the coding sequence ATGTTTGAGGGTCTAAGCGAAAAACTCCAGGCTACTTTCAAAAGACTTAGAGGAAAAGGTAAATTAACCGAAGCCGATGTTACAGAGGCCCTGCGTGAAGTTAGAATTGCGCTGCTTGAAGCAGACGTCAATTTCAAGGTTGTCAAAGAACTGATTGCCCGGATCAAGGAGAGGTCTGTAGGTCAGGAAGTACTAGAATCCCTTACTCCCGGGCAGCATGTGATAAAAATTGTCCACGAAGAGATTATCCGTCTGATGGGTGGGAGTGAAAGCAAAATATCGATTTCCTCCAAACCACCGACAATTATTATGCTGGTGGGACTGCAGGGAGCCGGAAAAACCACCCATGGTGCCAAGCTCGCCAATATGCTGAAAAAGCAGGGGAAACACCCGCTGCTGGTCGCCTGTGACATCTATCGTCCTGCTGCAATTAAACAGCTGGAAGTTTTAGGGGAACAGATCAAGGTTCCGGTTTTTTCTCTCGGTCAGGAAAATCCCGTGAAGATCGCTTCCGAGAGTCTGGTATTTTCGAGAAAAAATGGCAATGATGTCGTCATCATTGATACTGCCGGACGGCTGCATATTAATGAAGAACTCATGGATGAACTGTCCAGGATCAAAGGAAATGTCAAACCGCATGAAATATTGTTGGTCGTCGATGCCATGACAGGTCAGGATGCAGTAAATGCTGCCGATGCTTTTCACCAACAGCTCGGACTTGACGGCGTTATTCTTTCCAAGCTTGACGGGGATACCCGCGGCGGTGCAGCGCTTTCCGTCAAAGCAGTGACCGGCTGCCCAATCAAATTTGCCGGAACCGGCGAAAAAATAGATGCTTTGGAAGTTTTTCACCCTGACCGGATCGCGTCCAGGATTTTAGGTATGGGCGATGTGCTGACCCTGATCGAGAGAGCCCAGCAGAATGTCGACGAGAAAAAAGCCAGGGAACTGGAAGAGAAAATCCGCAAACAAGAGCTTACGCTGGATGACTATCTTGACCAGATCAAACAGTTGCGCTCGATGGGTCCTTTGTCGTCTGTGCTGGAAATGCTGCCTGGAATCGGCAAGCAGATGAAAGGCGTCCAGATCGATGAGAAAGAGTTCTACAAGGCGGAAGCCATCATCTGCTCGATGACAGCGGATGAAAGAAGAAAACCGATCCTAATCAAGGACTCCCGTAAAAAAAGGATAGCGAAAGGGAGCGGAACAACGGTTGTCGATGTTGGAAGGCTTCTTAAGCAATATGAACAAACCAAGAAAATGATGAAACAGCTTTCCGGGCTCCCAGGGATGGGAGGAGCCGCCAAAGGCGGTGCGAAGAAAGGGAAAAAAGGGAAAAAACAAGGCAAGAAGTCTTTCCCCAAATTTCCTTTCCAGATATAG
- a CDS encoding KH domain-containing protein — protein MKEVVEVLAKALVDHPEEVIVVQNATERTVHLQLTVAQEDMGKVIGKQGKIANAIRTIVKAAAVKDGRRVIVDIDQ, from the coding sequence GTGAAAGAAGTCGTAGAGGTACTAGCTAAGGCATTGGTGGATCATCCTGAAGAAGTTATTGTGGTTCAGAATGCTACAGAGAGAACTGTGCACCTTCAGTTGACAGTTGCTCAGGAAGATATGGGTAAAGTGATCGGTAAACAGGGCAAGATCGCTAACGCTATCCGGACAATTGTCAAGGCTGCGGCCGTGAAAGACGGACGCAGGGTTATTGTTGATATTGACCAGTAA
- a CDS encoding YlxM family DNA-binding protein, producing the protein MKEIAEKALLFDFYGPLLTEKQGKIWDLYYQQDYSLSEIAAEEGISRQAVYDLLKRTEKILEGYEHKLGLIFRFIQERDKFHRIESLLEEVKKEDFSSGSAWKRQLDINMRIKEIIADTLE; encoded by the coding sequence ATGAAAGAAATTGCTGAAAAAGCCTTGTTATTTGATTTTTATGGCCCCTTGCTGACAGAAAAGCAAGGAAAAATATGGGATTTGTACTATCAGCAGGATTACTCACTGTCTGAGATTGCTGCCGAAGAAGGCATCAGCCGCCAGGCGGTTTATGATTTACTCAAAAGAACTGAAAAGATTCTGGAGGGATATGAGCACAAGCTTGGACTCATTTTCCGATTTATCCAGGAAAGAGATAAATTCCACCGCATAGAATCCCTGCTGGAAGAAGTAAAAAAAGAAGATTTCTCCAGCGGATCTGCCTGGAAACGTCAGTTGGATATAAATATGCGGATCAAAGAGATTATCGCAGATACGCTCGAATAG
- the rimM gene encoding ribosome maturation factor RimM (Essential for efficient processing of 16S rRNA), with translation MESVLIGEVLKPQGIKGEIKVYPITDNTERFRDLKEIYLSDGETEKIFHVQGVRIDPKGIVFLTLEGIATREDAEKIRGFEVRLDRSEIPPLQDRWYYFELEGMQVYENDILLGTLIRVQETGSNDIYIVRGEKTEFCVPALRTVVKKVDVQAKRMDVILPPGLLDDES, from the coding sequence TTGGAAAGTGTATTAATTGGAGAGGTCCTGAAACCGCAGGGTATCAAAGGAGAGATCAAGGTATATCCGATTACGGATAATACAGAGCGGTTCAGGGATCTGAAAGAAATTTATCTATCTGATGGAGAGACTGAAAAAATTTTTCATGTCCAGGGGGTAAGGATCGATCCGAAAGGTATCGTGTTCCTGACTTTGGAAGGCATTGCTACCAGGGAGGATGCTGAAAAGATCCGTGGATTTGAGGTCAGGCTAGATCGATCGGAGATTCCTCCGCTGCAAGACCGCTGGTATTACTTTGAGCTTGAGGGAATGCAGGTTTACGAGAATGATATTCTGCTGGGAACTTTGATAAGAGTTCAGGAAACTGGTTCGAACGATATCTATATTGTCCGCGGCGAAAAAACTGAATTCTGTGTTCCGGCCTTAAGAACCGTTGTCAAAAAGGTGGATGTCCAGGCGAAAAGAATGGATGTCATTTTGCCTCCGGGGCTACTCGATGATGAGTCTTAG
- the rpsP gene encoding 30S ribosomal protein S16, with the protein MATTIRLRRMGAKKNPFYRLVVCDSASRRDGRAIEEIGYYDPTKNPHEIKIDEIKALEWLTQGAQPSDTAKSLLSQTGIMEKFHKSK; encoded by the coding sequence ATGGCAACAACGATTCGTTTGCGCCGCATGGGTGCAAAGAAAAATCCTTTCTACCGTCTTGTAGTATGCGACTCAGCATCCCGCCGTGATGGCAGAGCAATTGAGGAAATTGGGTATTATGATCCTACCAAAAATCCTCATGAAATCAAGATAGATGAGATCAAAGCGCTGGAATGGTTGACTCAGGGAGCTCAACCTTCGGATACCGCAAAATCTCTGCTCAGTCAGACCGGAATTATGGAGAAATTTCATAAATCCAAGTAA